A part of Streptomyces sp. NBC_01497 genomic DNA contains:
- a CDS encoding DedA family protein, which translates to MLESLGSLASSPWIYAVVALSVLLDVFLPVLPSGVIVVTAATATATAATSTTVAHAADRMSNTGRLPHEIPSLLLLGLCATTASVLGDLVAFSIARSGSARLTSAITRSRRLTKAHESLGRALAAGGGVLVVVARFAPAGRSVMSFGAGASQRRTKDFLPWSALAGAAWTVYSVGLGYFGGQWLGASWVGTVLSVLALFGAGGVAAYVVRRPRAAAGAVAPVELIGCDPAQAPAPEAVATQAA; encoded by the coding sequence GTGCTGGAGAGTCTTGGGTCGCTTGCGAGCAGCCCGTGGATCTACGCCGTCGTGGCGCTCTCCGTCCTGCTCGACGTGTTCCTGCCCGTCCTGCCGAGCGGCGTGATCGTCGTGACGGCGGCCACCGCGACGGCGACGGCCGCGACCTCCACCACGGTGGCGCACGCCGCCGACAGGATGTCGAACACGGGCCGGCTCCCGCACGAGATCCCTTCCCTGCTGCTGCTCGGCCTCTGCGCCACCACCGCGTCCGTGCTCGGCGATCTGGTCGCCTTCAGCATCGCGCGCAGCGGCAGCGCCAGACTCACCTCCGCCATCACCCGCTCCCGCCGCCTCACCAAGGCCCACGAGAGCCTCGGCAGGGCACTCGCCGCGGGCGGTGGCGTCCTGGTCGTCGTCGCGCGGTTCGCACCCGCGGGCCGCTCGGTGATGTCGTTCGGCGCGGGCGCCTCGCAGCGCAGGACGAAGGACTTCCTCCCCTGGTCGGCGCTCGCCGGTGCCGCCTGGACGGTGTACAGCGTCGGTCTCGGCTACTTCGGCGGCCAGTGGCTCGGCGCGAGCTGGGTCGGCACGGTGCTCTCCGTGCTGGCGCTGTTCGGCGCGGGCGGCGTGGCCGCGTACGTCGTACGCCGCCCGAGGGCGGCCGCGGGCGCGGTGGCGCCGGTCGAACTGATCGGCTGCGACCCGGCGCAGGCCCCCGCCCCGGAGGCCGTGGCCACCCAGGCCGCCTAG
- a CDS encoding peptidoglycan-binding domain-containing protein: MNGQFCRSCGTPRVPGGGAGCSCAAWTGQAAPIPPPLQAPPHTAGPSAAAETAILPAVGAVAPPNPYAGAPVPAPHGASAHAYPQVPAPSPYAAVPAPSSYAGAPVPSPYATAPAPYAAPLPPYAQLPQPAADDPAWTRTAERAETRTAELAAAEDFNPLHIRPYVTLDENARAVAEPATAGPLPPLAAAPPPPPGAMPPHAPHRSAHRASRRPMKAVALGVTAVAVLSTAAFASGVFSSGAHTDEALADTTHTGLPDGSLPDGASTGPAQPAVRSTLTSPNTPGQTSKTTATTVRAAATGHTVPTAGHHVDSAAAHTDGSLRYGDSGAQVKALQEKLGAMYLYHGPDDGSYNQQLVAAVRIYQMYRHVSGDPSGVYGPNTRRALASEQAPQAPRQNTTQHTGHTQQTAAQPRQQSSGGGQTHDAHTGHSSHGGGHTEAPGGNTYPGGPSGYGGYGGSSGGTHHH, encoded by the coding sequence GTGAACGGACAGTTCTGCCGCTCATGCGGTACACCGCGCGTGCCGGGCGGTGGCGCGGGCTGCTCGTGCGCCGCGTGGACCGGGCAGGCGGCGCCGATACCGCCGCCGCTCCAGGCACCGCCGCACACCGCGGGGCCCTCGGCCGCCGCGGAGACCGCGATCCTGCCGGCCGTCGGGGCGGTGGCACCGCCGAACCCGTACGCCGGGGCCCCCGTTCCGGCTCCGCATGGCGCGAGTGCGCACGCGTACCCCCAGGTTCCCGCCCCGTCCCCGTACGCGGCGGTTCCCGCCCCCTCCTCGTACGCCGGGGCCCCCGTCCCGTCCCCGTACGCCACGGCTCCGGCCCCGTACGCCGCGCCGCTGCCCCCGTACGCACAGCTTCCGCAACCGGCGGCGGACGACCCGGCCTGGACGCGCACCGCCGAACGGGCGGAGACACGCACGGCCGAACTGGCGGCAGCCGAGGACTTCAACCCGCTGCACATCCGCCCGTACGTGACGCTGGACGAGAACGCGCGGGCCGTCGCGGAGCCCGCCACAGCGGGCCCGTTGCCGCCGCTCGCCGCAGCACCGCCGCCCCCGCCCGGCGCGATGCCGCCGCACGCGCCGCACCGTTCCGCCCACCGGGCGTCGCGCCGGCCGATGAAGGCCGTCGCACTCGGTGTGACCGCGGTGGCCGTGCTGAGCACCGCGGCGTTCGCGTCCGGGGTGTTCTCCAGTGGCGCCCACACCGACGAGGCACTCGCCGACACGACCCACACGGGTCTGCCCGACGGGAGTCTGCCCGACGGCGCCTCGACCGGCCCGGCGCAGCCGGCGGTCCGTTCCACACTGACCTCGCCGAACACGCCGGGACAGACCTCGAAGACCACGGCCACGACCGTGCGCGCCGCCGCGACCGGGCACACGGTCCCGACCGCCGGGCACCACGTGGACAGCGCGGCGGCCCACACGGACGGGTCCCTCCGGTACGGCGACAGCGGCGCCCAGGTGAAGGCGCTCCAGGAGAAGCTGGGCGCGATGTACCTGTACCACGGCCCCGACGACGGCTCGTACAACCAGCAACTGGTCGCGGCCGTCCGCATTTACCAGATGTACCGGCACGTGAGCGGCGACCCGTCGGGCGTGTACGGGCCCAACACGCGCCGCGCGCTCGCCTCCGAGCAGGCGCCGCAGGCCCCGCGGCAGAACACCACGCAGCACACCGGGCACACGCAGCAGACCGCGGCGCAACCGCGGCAGCAGTCGTCCGGCGGCGGACAGACGCACGACGCGCACACCGGCCACAGCTCGCACGGCGGCGGCCACACCGAGGCGCCGGGCGGGAACACGTACCCCGGCGGCCCCAGCGGCTACGGCGGCTACGGCGGCTCGTCCGGCGGCACGCACCACCACTGA
- a CDS encoding TMEM165/GDT1 family protein — protein sequence MISFTVMAIVFGVIFLAELPDKTALAGLMLGTRYRASYVFVGVAAAFAVHVALAIAAGSVLTLLPHRLVQGVVGVLFLAGAAILLFKKGEDEDEEVKPPADQSFWKVSGAGFMLILVAEFGDLTQIMTANLAARYDSPVSVGIGAVLGLWAVGGLGILGGRTLMKHVPLRLITKIAAVVMLALAGFSLYEAIAG from the coding sequence GTGATCAGTTTCACCGTCATGGCGATCGTCTTCGGCGTGATCTTCCTTGCCGAACTGCCGGACAAGACTGCTCTCGCCGGCCTGATGCTGGGGACCCGCTACCGGGCCTCGTACGTGTTCGTGGGCGTGGCGGCGGCCTTCGCCGTCCACGTCGCGCTCGCCATCGCAGCCGGCAGTGTCCTGACCCTGCTGCCCCACCGGCTCGTGCAGGGGGTGGTGGGCGTCCTGTTCCTGGCGGGCGCCGCGATCCTGCTGTTCAAGAAGGGGGAGGACGAGGACGAGGAGGTCAAGCCGCCCGCCGACCAGTCTTTCTGGAAGGTCTCGGGGGCCGGCTTCATGCTCATCCTGGTCGCCGAGTTCGGCGACCTGACCCAGATCATGACCGCCAACCTGGCGGCCCGCTACGACAGTCCCGTCTCCGTCGGCATCGGCGCCGTCCTCGGCCTGTGGGCGGTCGGCGGCCTCGGCATCCTCGGCGGCAGGACGCTGATGAAGCACGTGCCGCTGCGGCTGATCACCAAGATCGCCGCAGTGGTGATGCTGGCGCTGGCGGGCTTCAGCCTGTACGAGGCGATCGCCGGCTGA
- a CDS encoding peptidase M23 produces the protein MIRPFGHPPARPRRTAVLTAAAVACAAALLVPAASASASPSQADPGVPVTVWASNVRLHNGPHVSAPSPAEFGPGTLIDICQTPGDTVTEPQGTSSWWSLVELPSGSDALYMSNVFIKGGAKIAGVPDC, from the coding sequence ATGATCCGTCCCTTCGGCCACCCGCCGGCCCGCCCGCGCAGGACGGCGGTTCTCACCGCCGCGGCCGTCGCCTGTGCGGCGGCGCTGCTGGTACCGGCCGCCTCGGCCTCCGCGAGTCCGTCCCAGGCCGATCCCGGTGTGCCGGTCACGGTCTGGGCGAGCAATGTGCGGCTGCACAACGGGCCGCACGTCTCCGCGCCCTCGCCGGCCGAGTTCGGGCCCGGCACGCTGATCGACATCTGTCAGACCCCCGGCGACACGGTCACCGAGCCGCAGGGGACGAGCAGTTGGTGGTCGCTGGTCGAACTGCCCAGCGGCAGCGACGCGTTGTACATGAGCAACGTGTTCATCAAGGGCGGCGCGAAGATCGCGGGCGTACCGGACTGCTGA
- a CDS encoding LacI family DNA-binding transcriptional regulator, producing the protein MADDRSAGKTTLAQVATQAGVSLSTVSKVLNGRPDVSAPTRIKVEELLDEHGYRRSSPTPPEAPLLEIVFHELDSIWSMQLIRGVQNIAQRNGMSVVLTETGTRHSPGADWVEGVLRRRPLGVVLVFSTLPDELKKKLWSRAIPFVIVDPAGDPEPDVPSVGSANWAGGLAATRHLVDLGHRRIAVITGPEDMLCSLARLDGFRSALGMAGLTPDPALVRYGDFHVASGREHALDLLRGPDRPTAIFAGSDLQALGVLEAARVLGLQVPQDLSVVGYDDIPLAQWSSPALTTVNQPLVRMAEEAAQMLLRLRAERAAGRTDERGAGRSDARADQAGPETRIELGTRLVVRDSTRAPAARPEPAGPGR; encoded by the coding sequence ATGGCAGATGACAGGAGCGCGGGCAAAACCACGCTGGCCCAGGTGGCGACGCAGGCCGGAGTCTCGCTCTCGACAGTTTCGAAGGTGCTCAATGGGCGGCCCGACGTCTCGGCCCCCACGCGCATCAAGGTCGAGGAGCTGCTCGACGAACACGGCTACCGGCGGTCCTCGCCGACACCGCCCGAGGCCCCGCTCCTGGAGATCGTCTTCCACGAACTGGACAGCATCTGGTCGATGCAGCTGATCAGAGGCGTGCAGAACATCGCCCAGCGCAACGGCATGAGCGTCGTGCTCACCGAGACCGGCACCCGCCACTCACCCGGTGCCGACTGGGTCGAGGGCGTGCTGCGCCGCCGCCCCCTCGGAGTGGTCCTGGTGTTCTCGACCCTGCCGGACGAGCTGAAGAAGAAGCTCTGGTCGCGTGCCATCCCGTTCGTCATCGTCGACCCGGCCGGCGACCCCGAGCCCGACGTCCCCTCGGTCGGCTCGGCCAACTGGGCCGGCGGCCTCGCCGCGACCCGCCACCTCGTCGACCTCGGCCACCGCAGGATCGCCGTGATCACCGGTCCCGAGGACATGCTCTGCTCGCTCGCCCGGCTCGACGGATTCCGCTCCGCGCTCGGCATGGCCGGCCTGACTCCCGACCCCGCGCTCGTACGGTACGGGGACTTCCATGTCGCGTCCGGGCGGGAGCACGCCCTCGACCTGCTGCGCGGGCCCGACCGCCCCACGGCGATCTTCGCGGGCAGTGACCTGCAGGCGCTCGGGGTGCTGGAGGCGGCGCGCGTGCTGGGCCTCCAGGTCCCCCAGGACCTGTCCGTCGTCGGCTACGACGACATCCCGCTCGCGCAGTGGTCCAGCCCCGCGCTGACCACCGTCAACCAGCCGCTCGTACGGATGGCGGAGGAGGCGGCGCAGATGCTCCTGCGGCTGCGCGCGGAGCGCGCCGCGGGGCGCACGGACGAGCGGGGCGCGGGCCGCTCCGACGCCCGCGCCGACCAGGCCGGCCCCGAGACCCGGATCGAGCTGGGCACCCGCCTCGTCGTACGGGACAGCACCCGCGCGCCCGCGGCCCGGCCGGAACCGGCCGGGCCGGGCCGCTGA
- a CDS encoding TIGR03668 family PPOX class F420-dependent oxidoreductase, giving the protein MRLTDEEAARRLRAARVLRLATVGPDGAPHLVPATFAWYEGPHGDRIAIAVDHKPKRHRNLRRLRNIEARPAVCVLADEYSEDWARLWWARADGTARVLAGEGEGDGEGDGEGAARAGGGGTGAGTAERAGALERLAAKYPQYAERRPEGPVILIEVERVSGWAYTDPVG; this is encoded by the coding sequence ATGCGACTCACCGACGAAGAGGCGGCACGCAGGCTTCGCGCGGCACGGGTGCTCCGGCTCGCCACGGTGGGCCCGGACGGGGCGCCCCACCTGGTGCCCGCCACCTTCGCGTGGTACGAGGGCCCGCACGGCGACCGGATCGCCATCGCCGTCGACCACAAGCCCAAGCGCCACCGGAACCTGCGGCGCCTGCGCAACATCGAGGCGCGGCCCGCGGTGTGCGTCCTGGCCGACGAGTACAGCGAGGACTGGGCCCGGCTGTGGTGGGCACGGGCCGACGGGACGGCGCGGGTGCTGGCGGGCGAGGGCGAGGGCGACGGCGAGGGCGACGGCGAGGGCGCGGCCCGGGCCGGTGGTGGCGGGACCGGAGCCGGCACCGCCGAGCGGGCCGGGGCGCTGGAGCGGCTGGCGGCCAAGTACCCGCAGTACGCGGAGCGGCGACCTGAGGGGCCGGTGATCCTCATCGAGGTGGAACGCGTCAGCGGCTGGGCGTACACCGATCCGGTCGGGTAG
- a CDS encoding GNAT family N-acetyltransferase, which translates to MTTVDAPAWSVRPESAGSPDATRLRRAYYADVAGRYWHRPASEAEVDEGTAQDLACGLAPPTGEFVVGRYGARAASCGGVRLLDGGRAELTRVYVSPWARSTGGGGALIAALERAALGLGARELVLDTRLDLVEARGLYVKHGFREIPAYNSGPYREIWYGKGLLPV; encoded by the coding sequence GTGACGACTGTGGACGCCCCTGCCTGGTCCGTACGCCCCGAGTCGGCGGGAAGCCCGGACGCGACCCGGCTGCGGCGGGCCTACTACGCGGACGTGGCGGGACGGTACTGGCACCGGCCGGCGAGCGAGGCGGAGGTCGACGAGGGCACCGCGCAGGACCTCGCCTGCGGACTCGCCCCGCCCACCGGCGAGTTCGTCGTCGGCCGGTACGGCGCGCGGGCCGCCTCCTGCGGGGGCGTGCGGTTGCTGGACGGCGGGCGCGCCGAGCTGACCCGCGTCTACGTCTCGCCCTGGGCACGCTCCACCGGTGGTGGCGGGGCGCTGATCGCCGCGCTGGAGAGGGCGGCGCTCGGGCTCGGCGCCCGGGAGCTGGTGCTGGACACCCGGCTGGATCTGGTCGAGGCGCGCGGGCTGTACGTGAAGCACGGCTTCAGGGAGATCCCGGCGTACAACTCGGGGCCGTACCGCGAGATCTGGTACGGCAAAGGCCTCCTTCCTGTCTAA
- a CDS encoding alkaline phosphatase D family protein, whose translation MTELRLGPVLRHVAWDGSGTATVWVEAGAASTAEVRCADGASGSAPTFEVAGHHYALVQVDGLTPGTSTAYEVRLDGEAVWPREGAGFPPSTIRTPGPGDADTPGTGEASALTRARVAFGSCRWARPAKDGPDPIGPDALDTLALRLAAADESERPDVLLLVGDQVYADETSPDTQKWLRGRRDLSRPPGTQVADYEEYSHLYDESWGDPEVRWLLSTVPSCMVFDDHDVIDDWNTSDAWLTEMRATNWWDERIVSGLMSYWVYQHLGNLAPAELERDELYAAVRHSSDATSLVREFARRADRDPACARWSYRRDFGRTRLLVVDSRAARVLAEDRRAMVDEEETRWVREQALDAPGSYDHLLLGTSLPWLLPPMIHDLESWDSVLCGGGRGPRWARLGERLRRRADLEHWAAFPRSFEELTDLIAEVGSAERAPATVCVLSGDVHHAYIAEAAWPEGRPAAPVTARVTQLTCSPVHNSVPGYMKVTFRVGWAGLGRWIGRALRWHGRLGPAPVAWNRTGGPWFGNQLMTLTLDGRRADLRLDQSRARQDGTAHLVTVDERTLTSGGR comes from the coding sequence ATGACCGAGCTTCGGCTGGGGCCCGTGCTGCGGCACGTCGCGTGGGACGGATCGGGAACGGCGACCGTATGGGTGGAGGCCGGCGCGGCGAGCACCGCCGAAGTCCGGTGCGCGGACGGGGCGTCGGGGTCGGCACCGACGTTCGAGGTGGCGGGCCACCACTACGCGCTGGTACAGGTCGACGGGCTGACGCCCGGCACGTCCACCGCCTACGAGGTCCGGCTCGACGGGGAAGCCGTGTGGCCGCGCGAGGGCGCGGGCTTCCCGCCGAGCACGATACGCACGCCCGGCCCGGGTGATGCGGACACGCCCGGCACCGGGGAGGCCAGCGCCCTGACGCGGGCACGGGTCGCGTTCGGCTCCTGCCGGTGGGCCCGGCCCGCCAAGGACGGGCCCGACCCGATCGGCCCCGACGCCCTGGACACCCTGGCGCTCCGGCTCGCCGCCGCCGACGAGTCGGAGCGCCCTGACGTCCTGCTGCTCGTCGGCGACCAGGTGTACGCGGACGAGACCTCACCGGACACCCAGAAGTGGCTGCGCGGCCGCCGGGACCTGTCGCGCCCCCCGGGCACGCAGGTCGCCGACTACGAGGAGTACTCCCACCTCTATGACGAGTCGTGGGGCGACCCGGAGGTGCGGTGGCTGCTGTCGACCGTGCCCAGCTGCATGGTCTTCGACGACCACGACGTCATAGACGACTGGAACACGAGCGACGCCTGGCTCACCGAGATGCGCGCGACGAACTGGTGGGACGAGCGCATCGTGAGCGGCCTGATGTCGTACTGGGTCTACCAGCACCTGGGCAACCTCGCGCCGGCCGAACTGGAGCGCGACGAGCTGTACGCGGCGGTGCGTCACAGCAGCGACGCGACGTCCCTGGTACGGGAGTTCGCGCGGCGCGCGGACCGCGATCCGGCGTGCGCGCGGTGGAGTTACCGGCGTGACTTCGGCCGCACGCGACTGCTGGTGGTGGACTCGCGGGCCGCGCGTGTCCTGGCCGAGGACCGGCGGGCCATGGTCGACGAGGAGGAGACGCGGTGGGTGCGGGAGCAGGCACTCGACGCTCCCGGCTCCTACGACCACCTGCTGCTCGGCACCTCGCTGCCCTGGCTGCTTCCCCCGATGATCCATGACCTGGAGAGCTGGGACTCGGTGCTGTGCGGCGGCGGGCGGGGACCGCGCTGGGCGCGGCTCGGCGAGCGGCTGCGGCGGCGGGCCGACCTGGAGCACTGGGCCGCGTTCCCGCGTTCCTTCGAGGAGCTCACGGACCTGATAGCGGAGGTCGGCAGCGCCGAGCGGGCGCCCGCCACGGTCTGCGTGCTCTCGGGCGACGTGCACCACGCGTACATCGCGGAGGCCGCGTGGCCCGAAGGCCGGCCGGCCGCACCGGTCACCGCACGGGTGACGCAGCTGACGTGCTCACCCGTGCACAACTCCGTCCCGGGCTACATGAAGGTCACCTTCCGGGTGGGCTGGGCCGGTCTCGGCCGGTGGATCGGGCGGGCTCTGCGGTGGCACGGCCGGCTCGGCCCCGCCCCCGTGGCATGGAATCGGACGGGCGGGCCCTGGTTCGGCAACCAGCTGATGACGCTGACGCTGGACGGTCGCCGCGCGGATCTGCGCCTGGACCAGAGCCGGGCGCGGCAGGACGGGACCGCACACCTGGTGACGGTGGACGAGCGGACGCTGACGAGCGGCGGTCGCTGA
- a CDS encoding RNA polymerase sigma factor produces the protein MAPDATGESPFDTLFCGLLPRLYRRAVMLAGTRQAAEDAVHEAYLKLVARPEKLLGHPEPYAYAFRAMLSAVHDARRKETRQVPTDAPDTVGDRGAGGWDGGLEQRHGELEAVRLLGGLSARQAAVVILMDLDGYTLDQAARIMRVHRGTAARHRTRALGALRAELTRADAEGGPS, from the coding sequence ATGGCCCCCGACGCGACGGGCGAGAGCCCGTTCGACACCCTGTTCTGCGGTCTGCTGCCCCGGCTGTACCGCAGAGCCGTCATGCTCGCCGGCACCCGCCAGGCGGCGGAGGACGCGGTGCACGAGGCGTACCTCAAACTGGTGGCGCGGCCGGAGAAGCTGCTGGGCCATCCCGAGCCGTACGCCTATGCCTTCAGGGCCATGCTCAGTGCCGTGCACGACGCGCGCAGGAAGGAGACGCGGCAGGTGCCGACCGACGCGCCCGACACCGTCGGCGACCGGGGCGCCGGCGGCTGGGACGGCGGACTGGAGCAGCGGCACGGCGAGTTGGAGGCGGTCCGGCTGCTCGGCGGCCTCTCCGCGCGGCAGGCGGCCGTGGTGATCCTCATGGACCTCGACGGCTACACCCTCGACCAGGCGGCCCGGATCATGCGGGTGCACCGGGGTACCGCCGCGCGGCACCGGACCCGAGCGCTCGGCGCGCTGCGCGCCGAACTGACCCGGGCGGACGCGGAGGGCGGGCCGTCATGA
- a CDS encoding DUF2277 family protein, which translates to MCRSIKTLRPPALPEEATEEEITAAALQYVRKVSGFRAPAAHNREVFDRAVAEIAASTARLLADLEVRGAAAPRAEAGEPAAARR; encoded by the coding sequence ATGTGCCGCAGCATCAAGACCCTCCGTCCACCCGCGCTCCCCGAAGAGGCCACCGAGGAGGAGATCACGGCCGCCGCGCTCCAGTACGTCCGCAAGGTGTCCGGCTTCCGGGCCCCGGCCGCGCACAACCGCGAGGTCTTCGACCGGGCCGTCGCGGAGATCGCCGCCTCCACGGCGAGGCTCCTGGCGGACCTGGAGGTACGGGGAGCCGCAGCGCCCCGCGCCGAAGCCGGGGAGCCGGCGGCGGCGAGGCGCTGA
- a CDS encoding HNH endonuclease family protein, producing MSRGGLAAAAAALAAAAGLLTAPAAQAAPPTPVAASTARTYLSELTVKTEGSTSGYSRDKFPHWITQSGTCDTREVVLKRDGTGVTTDSACAPTAGSWHSAYDGATWTAASDVDIDHVVPLAEAWQSGASSWTTAQRQAFANDLTRPQLIAVTDNVNESKGDRDPAEWLPPTASYHCTYARMYVQVKHYYDLSVDSAEKTALQGILNGC from the coding sequence ATGTCCCGCGGCGGCCTCGCCGCGGCCGCCGCGGCGCTCGCGGCCGCCGCCGGGCTGCTCACGGCCCCCGCGGCGCAGGCCGCCCCGCCCACCCCGGTGGCCGCGTCCACGGCGCGCACCTACCTGAGTGAGCTGACGGTCAAGACCGAGGGCTCCACCAGCGGCTACAGCCGCGACAAGTTCCCGCACTGGATCACCCAGTCCGGTACGTGCGACACCCGCGAGGTGGTGCTCAAGCGCGACGGCACGGGCGTGACGACCGACTCCGCCTGCGCCCCGACCGCGGGGTCCTGGCACTCGGCCTACGACGGCGCCACCTGGACGGCGGCGTCGGACGTGGACATCGACCACGTGGTCCCGCTCGCCGAGGCCTGGCAGTCCGGCGCCAGCAGCTGGACCACGGCCCAGCGGCAGGCGTTCGCCAACGACCTGACGCGCCCGCAGCTGATCGCGGTCACGGACAACGTCAACGAGTCGAAGGGCGACCGCGACCCGGCCGAGTGGCTGCCGCCGACCGCCTCGTACCACTGCACGTACGCGCGGATGTACGTGCAGGTCAAGCACTACTACGACCTGTCCGTCGACTCGGCTGAGAAGACGGCGCTCCAGGGGATCCTGAACGGCTGCTGA
- a CDS encoding HAD-IA family hydrolase: MQATTSETVLTCRALLLDMDGTLVNSDAVVERVWRAWAERHGLKGDAIMGVVHGRQGYATMAALLPERPMAENYAENERMLAQETADTEGVVPVPGAAAFLAALTGLPHALVTSADSALATARMGAASLPLPAARITAEDVSASKPDPEGFLKGAARLGFAPEDCVAFEDSDAGIAAARAAGMRVVGVGPRAAALAPTAHVRDLTQVAVEPDAATGSLTLRFTA, translated from the coding sequence ATGCAGGCCACCACCTCCGAGACCGTCCTCACCTGCCGGGCCCTGCTGCTCGACATGGACGGCACCCTCGTCAACTCCGACGCCGTGGTGGAACGCGTCTGGCGGGCCTGGGCCGAACGCCACGGCCTCAAGGGCGACGCCATCATGGGGGTCGTCCACGGCAGGCAGGGCTACGCCACAATGGCCGCGCTGCTGCCCGAGAGGCCGATGGCGGAGAACTACGCGGAGAACGAGCGGATGCTCGCGCAGGAGACCGCCGACACCGAGGGCGTCGTCCCCGTGCCCGGCGCCGCCGCCTTCCTCGCCGCCCTCACCGGCCTGCCCCACGCGCTCGTCACCTCGGCCGACTCCGCACTCGCGACCGCCAGGATGGGCGCGGCCTCACTGCCGCTGCCCGCCGCGCGGATCACGGCGGAGGATGTCAGCGCCAGCAAGCCCGACCCGGAGGGCTTCCTCAAGGGCGCCGCCCGACTGGGCTTCGCCCCCGAGGACTGTGTGGCGTTCGAGGACTCCGACGCGGGCATCGCCGCCGCCCGCGCGGCGGGTATGCGCGTGGTCGGGGTGGGTCCCCGGGCCGCCGCGCTCGCGCCGACGGCGCACGTGCGCGACCTGACACAGGTGGCCGTGGAGCCGGACGCGGCGACGGGCTCCCTCACCCTGCGCTTCACGGCCTGA